One segment of Methanolinea mesophila DNA contains the following:
- a CDS encoding alpha/beta fold hydrolase has translation MKHPGRTPPFRGPDGEPMPDSIAEIRYLRLGGIDQWVMMRGEHITNPPLVFLHGGPGFTETSLFRHFNAPLEKIFTVVCWDQRGAGKSFDPTIPRSSMNVEQFISDLDELVEAVRTRTGQDRVALFGHSWGSALGVLYSARFPEKVSAYVGSGQIGDWQEGEKLSYSFALAEAQRQGNRKAERALQAIGPPPHDSRSLMTERTWLQRLEGHLGIRSMWEMGRVLLGGPEASVFDLPAIVRGFRFSLDAMWREVSCLNLIARAPVLKMPVFFFLGRNDHWVPPETSMAYFESLAAPSKKLVWFEESGHEPFVDEPEKFNAAMAELVRPVTV, from the coding sequence ATGAAACATCCGGGAAGAACCCCGCCCTTCCGTGGACCCGACGGCGAGCCGATGCCGGACAGCATCGCCGAGATCCGCTACCTCCGTCTCGGAGGGATCGACCAGTGGGTGATGATGCGGGGCGAGCACATCACAAACCCTCCGCTGGTGTTTCTGCACGGGGGTCCCGGGTTTACCGAGACAAGTCTTTTCCGTCATTTCAATGCCCCGCTTGAGAAGATATTCACCGTCGTGTGCTGGGACCAGCGGGGCGCCGGAAAATCGTTCGACCCCACAATTCCCCGATCTTCGATGAACGTGGAACAGTTCATCTCCGATCTCGACGAACTGGTCGAGGCGGTACGGACCCGCACCGGGCAGGACCGGGTGGCACTATTCGGACACTCCTGGGGCTCTGCGCTCGGCGTGCTCTATTCTGCACGTTTTCCGGAAAAAGTCTCTGCCTACGTCGGGAGCGGGCAGATCGGAGACTGGCAGGAGGGTGAAAAGTTATCGTACTCATTCGCACTCGCAGAAGCGCAGCGCCAGGGCAACCGCAAGGCGGAACGAGCACTTCAGGCGATCGGCCCGCCTCCGCACGATTCCCGGAGCCTGATGACGGAACGTACCTGGCTGCAACGGCTCGAAGGACATCTTGGCATACGATCCATGTGGGAGATGGGACGGGTGCTTCTCGGCGGGCCGGAGGCCTCTGTCTTTGATCTGCCGGCCATCGTGCGTGGGTTCCGTTTCTCTCTTGACGCCATGTGGAGGGAGGTTTCGTGCCTTAACCTGATAGCGCGTGCACCCGTTCTGAAGATGCCGGTATTCTTTTTCCTGGGCCGCAATGACCACTGGGTCCCCCCGGAGACGAGCATGGCCTATTTCGAGTCACTCGCGGCTCCCTCGAAAAAACTGGTATGGTTCGAGGAGTCCGGGCACGAGCCGTTTGTCGATGAACCAGAGAAATTCAACGCGGCAATGGCTGAGCTGGTGAGACCGGTCACGGTGTGA
- a CDS encoding DUF6573 family protein — translation MDLTTPFSNDEIIFAYTRADAIRDGVLVEIPEDLLKEVGIRVPVAVTQAVWDYLCPEDLDELPGQSVEGRTWDLLWMFSRAAARSRNSSKVLFRIAFLLMNEYSERGQILLSSEPREQLITLKALCGPGDEGEPVITIMLPGED, via the coding sequence ATGGACCTCACCACCCCTTTCTCCAACGATGAGATCATCTTTGCCTACACCCGTGCCGATGCCATCCGGGACGGGGTCCTGGTCGAAATCCCCGAGGACCTCCTCAAGGAAGTAGGCATCAGGGTCCCGGTCGCAGTTACCCAGGCGGTATGGGACTACCTCTGCCCCGAGGACCTGGACGAGTTACCGGGCCAGAGCGTCGAGGGCAGGACCTGGGACCTGCTGTGGATGTTCAGCCGGGCAGCAGCCCGGTCCCGCAATTCTTCAAAGGTCCTGTTCCGGATCGCGTTCCTCCTGATGAATGAGTATTCAGAACGGGGTCAGATCCTGCTCTCGAGCGAGCCCAGAGAGCAACTGATCACGCTGAAAGCACTATGTGGACCGGGAGATGAAGGGGAGCCAGTGATTACCATTATGCTCCCCGGGGAGGACTAA
- a CDS encoding pyridoxal phosphate-dependent decarboxylase family protein gives MSTRGRAHEKTLDPEDWDSMRALGHRMMDDVLDYIITLRDRPVWQHAPPEIKSHFRQHAPPEPTPPERVYQEYLDTVLPFQIGNSHPRYWGWVTGSGTVMGMLAELLAASTDAVSGAFAYQSNNYVEMQVLDWCKEMLNYPRESSGLLTSGCSASNLIALAVARNTRAGFDVRTHGLRDTPSGMTVYCSDEAHSSIQKAVELLGLGCDSLRRVPVTGSLQMDLEALKSLIKEDRSAGLLPLCVVGVAGTTNTAAIDDLDSIADICAMEKCWFHVDGAFGAWAAIAPDYRHLVTGMNRADSLAFDLHKWMYLQYPIGCILVRDADLHRQAFSLTPTYLAHGEGDRGLTGVDVPWLSDYGFELSRGFHALKAWMTIKEQGTAKYGQVIQQNIEQAHYLGTLVDAAPELELALPVSLNIVNFRYARPGISKERLDQLNKQIECELQEQGIAVPSSVTIRGSKYLHVAITNHRSRCDDFDLLVREVIRMGRALS, from the coding sequence ATGAGCACCCGAGGGCGTGCTCACGAAAAGACCCTGGATCCCGAGGACTGGGACTCCATGCGTGCGCTCGGACACCGGATGATGGACGATGTACTTGATTATATCATTACCCTGCGGGATCGCCCTGTCTGGCAGCATGCTCCACCGGAGATAAAATCCCATTTCAGGCAGCATGCTCCGCCAGAACCCACTCCGCCGGAACGCGTGTACCAGGAGTATCTCGATACCGTCCTTCCCTTCCAGATCGGCAACAGCCACCCGCGCTATTGGGGATGGGTCACGGGATCGGGGACTGTTATGGGGATGTTGGCAGAACTGCTCGCGGCCTCGACCGACGCAGTGAGCGGGGCATTTGCCTATCAGAGCAACAATTATGTCGAGATGCAGGTGCTCGACTGGTGCAAGGAAATGCTCAACTATCCCCGGGAGTCCAGCGGTCTCCTTACCAGCGGCTGCTCCGCATCGAATCTCATCGCCCTGGCCGTCGCCCGGAACACGAGGGCCGGATTCGACGTGCGTACCCACGGTCTCCGGGACACACCTTCCGGGATGACCGTCTATTGTTCGGACGAGGCCCATTCCTCGATCCAGAAGGCCGTAGAACTGCTCGGTCTGGGATGCGATTCATTACGCCGGGTGCCGGTAACGGGATCCCTGCAGATGGACCTTGAAGCACTTAAGTCACTGATCAAAGAAGATCGCAGTGCCGGGCTTCTCCCGCTTTGTGTGGTCGGGGTTGCCGGGACGACCAATACCGCCGCCATCGACGACCTCGATTCCATCGCGGATATCTGTGCGATGGAAAAATGCTGGTTCCACGTAGATGGCGCCTTCGGGGCATGGGCCGCCATCGCTCCCGACTACCGACATCTTGTTACGGGAATGAACCGGGCGGATTCTCTTGCATTCGATCTTCATAAGTGGATGTACCTGCAGTACCCGATCGGGTGCATTCTTGTCCGTGACGCAGACCTGCACCGTCAGGCATTCTCTCTTACCCCGACGTACCTCGCCCATGGGGAAGGCGACCGCGGGTTGACCGGTGTCGATGTTCCATGGCTTTCGGATTACGGTTTTGAGCTCTCGCGAGGCTTCCATGCTCTCAAGGCATGGATGACGATCAAAGAGCAGGGGACCGCCAAGTACGGGCAGGTAATCCAGCAGAACATTGAACAGGCGCATTACCTGGGCACACTCGTCGATGCAGCGCCGGAGCTGGAACTTGCACTGCCGGTCTCCCTCAACATCGTGAATTTCCGGTATGCCCGGCCCGGCATCAGCAAAGAGAGGCTCGATCAGTTGAACAAGCAGATCGAATGTGAACTCCAGGAGCAGGGGATCGCAGTTCCTTCCTCCGTTACTATCCGGGGCAGCAAATACCTGCATGTCGCGATAACCAATCACCGCAGCCGGTGTGACGACTTCGATCTGCTCGTGCGGGAAGTGATCAGGATGGGGAGAGCACTTTCCTGA
- a CDS encoding outer membrane protein assembly factor BamB family protein, with translation MFRADPCHTGVNDDGGTRPSGALVWSRATGDRVYSSPAVVDGVVYIGSDDQNLYALDAENGAVVWNYTTGGRVLASPAVDNGIVYSGSYDNNLYALDKNTGLLLWTFQTGGWVTSSPVVTGGVVYSGSLGDRLYALDAHNGTELWNVTFGEYPSIDSSPAVCNGLLYVTGDQTTLYALDAMDGTEIWNFTTGSPISSSPAVADGILYVSSWDGNAYALDTLTGQEIWRSAIGSESEMDSSPAVADGVVYIGSNDNNVYALDALTGEKIWNYTTGSVVYSSPTLANGIVYVGSWDHTLYALDAETGEQIWNYPTGSVVYSSPAVSDGRVYFGSFDGNVYALGSSPGTTNLMLGKLGPVFYENASMMDYSLFYRNQGNSSAENVVLKDFLPPSVEYLSGSGSPVYDETARTVTWDLGSIPPLSTGTQSLTVRIPSSVAYGTVLNNTANITTSTPETQYGDNIASTSTTLKSAWTPPGCSITPSVPDPWGTPTVYWRDPVMFSYNQTLCSPDTPVNILFHIDDGGPDIAAPMTGGPQYWNYTATFYPRYGSATVTYETPGCIISGITFPFKIEPAGYIYDSTGGQRIEGAEVWLQWPDDEGNWVNVPTGLATPPMTPDQNPLTTGEAGLYQWDVEEGSYRVWVEADGYSPAASTMVNSPPQLSGLDVGLAPTTGKIWVTSTPFGAAIFLDGSDTGFVTSQELAGITAGDHTVELVLAGYMNYTGTVTVTAGKTTTVNAVLSPLTPVANFTANETFGFVPLTVQFIDSSTGSPPMAFQWDFGDGSPNATEQNPVHTYTYSGTYNVTLTVSNSAGSHSFEQPGYIRAMEHLPPIGGGKAYYLVHSNVDGAEVYFNGDWFEGTIQNGTLLVETCTTCTPVWTYTVKKCGYFALTQNNTRYPAKDEVVDLWANLTAPKEPLIADFTANVTDGAAPLTVGFESRSVGIAQAWNWSFGDGTYSEEENPVHTYTSPGSYTVSLHETNTACQDNTMVKPDYITVGGQPLFKADFTVSPVTGSAPLTVHCIDRSVGNPSRIVYNFGDGFTAKGPDVIYTYRFPGTYTITETISKYDPGKMTFLTSVARKPGAITVFRAISPPPEAAFTASPMEGPAPLTVSFSDESSGNPTYYTYDFGDGFKSTTAHSVHTYRFPGTYKVTLTILRINSDFASLQSSVSTGTIVVNRA, from the coding sequence ATGTTCAGGGCTGATCCCTGTCACACAGGGGTTAACGACGACGGGGGGACACGCCCCTCCGGTGCTCTGGTATGGTCCCGTGCGACCGGGGACAGGGTCTATTCGAGCCCTGCCGTTGTCGACGGTGTAGTATACATCGGGAGCGATGACCAGAATCTGTACGCTCTCGATGCAGAGAACGGAGCGGTGGTGTGGAACTATACTACCGGCGGACGGGTCCTCGCAAGTCCGGCAGTCGATAACGGCATCGTGTACTCCGGGAGCTACGATAACAACCTGTACGCTCTCGACAAGAATACCGGGTTGTTGCTCTGGACTTTCCAAACAGGGGGCTGGGTGACCTCGAGCCCGGTAGTGACCGGCGGGGTCGTGTACAGCGGGAGTCTTGGTGACAGGCTCTACGCCCTCGATGCCCACAACGGGACGGAGCTATGGAACGTAACGTTCGGGGAATATCCCTCCATCGATTCGAGTCCCGCCGTATGCAACGGTCTCCTGTACGTTACCGGGGACCAGACGACACTGTATGCCCTCGATGCAATGGACGGCACGGAAATCTGGAACTTCACCACCGGCAGCCCGATCTCTTCGAGCCCGGCGGTCGCGGATGGGATCCTCTACGTATCGAGCTGGGATGGTAATGCCTATGCCCTCGATACCCTCACAGGCCAGGAGATCTGGAGGTCTGCGATAGGGAGCGAAAGCGAGATGGATTCGAGCCCGGCAGTCGCGGATGGCGTGGTCTACATCGGGAGCAACGACAACAACGTATACGCGCTGGACGCCCTGACAGGGGAGAAGATCTGGAACTACACCACGGGCAGTGTGGTCTATTCCAGCCCGACACTCGCCAATGGTATCGTGTACGTCGGAAGCTGGGATCACACACTCTACGCCCTGGATGCCGAAACCGGCGAGCAGATCTGGAACTACCCGACCGGAAGTGTCGTGTATTCCAGCCCGGCGGTTTCCGATGGCCGGGTCTACTTCGGAAGTTTCGACGGAAATGTCTATGCACTCGGCTCCTCACCAGGCACCACCAACCTGATGCTCGGGAAATTGGGCCCCGTTTTCTATGAGAATGCGAGCATGATGGATTATTCTTTGTTCTACCGGAACCAGGGAAATAGTTCCGCGGAGAACGTGGTCCTGAAAGATTTTCTTCCGCCTTCGGTCGAGTATCTGTCCGGATCCGGAAGTCCTGTCTATGATGAAACTGCAAGGACAGTGACGTGGGATCTCGGGAGCATTCCTCCGCTCTCCACCGGCACGCAGTCCCTTACAGTTCGTATTCCTTCATCGGTTGCCTACGGCACGGTCCTGAACAACACCGCAAACATTACCACCAGCACGCCGGAAACCCAATACGGTGACAATATCGCTTCGACCTCGACGACCCTGAAAAGTGCATGGACACCACCGGGTTGCTCGATCACCCCCTCCGTACCGGACCCGTGGGGCACCCCGACGGTGTACTGGCGTGACCCTGTTATGTTCTCTTATAACCAGACCCTCTGCTCCCCCGATACACCGGTGAATATCCTGTTCCATATCGATGACGGCGGACCGGACATCGCCGCACCGATGACCGGGGGACCCCAGTACTGGAATTATACGGCCACCTTCTATCCCCGTTACGGATCAGCCACCGTCACCTACGAGACACCGGGATGCATCATTTCCGGAATCACATTCCCCTTCAAAATCGAGCCCGCGGGATACATCTATGACTCCACCGGGGGGCAGCGGATCGAGGGTGCCGAGGTCTGGCTCCAGTGGCCTGATGATGAGGGGAACTGGGTAAATGTCCCGACAGGACTCGCCACTCCGCCGATGACTCCTGACCAGAACCCGCTCACCACCGGTGAAGCAGGCCTATACCAATGGGACGTGGAGGAAGGGTCCTACCGGGTCTGGGTGGAAGCAGACGGATATTCGCCTGCGGCCAGCACAATGGTGAACAGCCCCCCTCAACTCTCCGGCCTCGACGTCGGGCTCGCGCCCACCACCGGGAAGATCTGGGTGACCTCGACTCCCTTCGGCGCAGCGATCTTCCTCGACGGGAGCGACACAGGCTTTGTCACCTCGCAGGAACTGGCTGGGATCACTGCCGGCGATCATACCGTGGAACTGGTACTTGCAGGTTACATGAATTATACCGGGACTGTGACGGTTACTGCAGGAAAGACGACCACCGTGAATGCCGTGCTGTCTCCCCTCACCCCGGTGGCGAACTTCACCGCGAACGAGACGTTTGGATTTGTCCCGCTGACCGTCCAGTTCATTGATTCATCCACCGGTTCGCCGCCCATGGCATTCCAGTGGGACTTTGGTGACGGGTCACCGAATGCGACCGAACAGAATCCCGTTCACACCTATACCTACAGCGGAACCTACAACGTCACGCTCACCGTGAGCAACAGTGCCGGTTCACACAGTTTCGAACAACCGGGGTATATCCGTGCAATGGAACACCTGCCCCCGATAGGCGGCGGCAAGGCCTATTACCTGGTCCATTCGAACGTCGACGGCGCGGAGGTATACTTCAACGGCGACTGGTTCGAAGGGACCATACAAAATGGCACCCTCCTGGTCGAGACCTGCACTACCTGCACACCGGTATGGACATATACCGTGAAAAAGTGCGGATATTTCGCCCTGACCCAGAATAATACGCGGTACCCTGCAAAGGACGAGGTGGTGGACCTCTGGGCGAACCTCACCGCCCCGAAGGAGCCTTTGATCGCAGATTTCACCGCGAACGTCACGGATGGGGCCGCTCCCCTGACGGTCGGCTTCGAGAGTCGCTCTGTGGGGATTGCACAGGCCTGGAACTGGAGTTTCGGCGATGGAACATATTCCGAAGAGGAGAACCCGGTCCATACCTACACGTCCCCGGGGAGCTATACGGTCAGTCTCCACGAGACCAATACGGCCTGCCAGGACAACACCATGGTCAAGCCGGATTACATCACAGTGGGTGGGCAACCCCTGTTCAAGGCGGACTTCACCGTGAGCCCTGTCACCGGTTCCGCACCCCTGACGGTGCATTGCATAGACAGGTCTGTCGGCAATCCGAGCAGGATCGTATATAATTTCGGGGACGGGTTCACTGCGAAGGGTCCGGACGTAATCTATACCTACCGGTTCCCCGGGACGTATACGATCACCGAGACCATCTCGAAGTATGATCCTGGAAAAATGACTTTCCTGACGAGCGTTGCAAGAAAACCCGGCGCCATTACGGTTTTCCGTGCAATAAGCCCGCCACCGGAAGCAGCGTTCACCGCGTCGCCGATGGAGGGGCCCGCTCCCCTGACAGTCTCCTTTAGCGATGAGTCAAGCGGAAACCCCACCTATTACACGTACGATTTCGGGGACGGGTTCAAATCGACTACCGCACACTCTGTCCATACCTACCGGTTCCCGGGCACGTACAAGGTAACCCTGACCATTCTCCGTATCAATTCAGATTTCGCATCGCTGCAGAGTTCTGTCTCCACCGGTACGATCGTCGTGAACAGGGCATAA
- a CDS encoding VIT1/CCC1 transporter family protein encodes MRFKGIPFLQENLSLGNRLSECFYGVFMVVIITGLINTGLPPTESTLRILLIVALGVNVSWGIIDGVTAMYGGLVNRADYLRIANAYRDDPGSPEKRDAVARSLQGTMVENLTGEEQSGVIDMIGAGTPVTDKKFPATLSDWKVAIATLLIDFALIFPVIIPYFLIDTVRMAVFVSHTIAIVLLGGIAMVWAGKLGLNTWKAGITIAIISSVAIYSTYLIGW; translated from the coding sequence ATGAGATTTAAGGGCATCCCATTCTTACAGGAGAACCTCTCTCTCGGGAACAGGCTCTCGGAATGTTTCTACGGGGTGTTCATGGTGGTGATCATCACCGGGCTCATCAATACGGGCCTCCCTCCCACGGAGAGTACGCTCCGCATCCTCCTCATCGTGGCGCTTGGAGTGAACGTCTCGTGGGGGATCATCGACGGGGTGACCGCGATGTACGGGGGGCTGGTGAACCGTGCGGATTATCTCCGCATCGCCAATGCATACCGGGACGATCCCGGAAGTCCTGAAAAGAGGGATGCAGTCGCGAGATCCCTGCAGGGGACCATGGTCGAGAACCTGACAGGAGAAGAACAGTCGGGAGTGATCGACATGATCGGTGCCGGAACACCCGTGACGGACAAAAAATTCCCTGCGACCCTTTCGGACTGGAAAGTCGCGATTGCCACGCTTCTCATCGACTTTGCGCTCATCTTCCCGGTTATCATCCCCTATTTCCTTATCGATACGGTCCGGATGGCGGTGTTCGTATCCCATACGATCGCCATCGTGCTCCTCGGCGGGATCGCAATGGTCTGGGCCGGAAAACTCGGCCTCAATACCTGGAAGGCGGGGATAACCATCGCGATCATCTCATCTGTCGCGATATATTCCACATATCTCATCGGGTGGTGA
- a CDS encoding (Fe-S)-binding protein, translating into MEYSRLLTCLGDRNKFRVVARLTPPPSHLLATMDPYFDKSTYSKKMNALLVKSENTLITVYTSGIVTMTRLNSDDHGREILGDVVAMINRVREKGSDEPAPRPTRNPVDPMEINESLPHSNCGKCGFKSCFYFATMLAFEETCLEKCTPLHEDGYASNRETVSSLIGR; encoded by the coding sequence ATGGAATACAGTCGGCTTCTTACCTGCCTCGGAGACCGGAACAAGTTCAGGGTCGTGGCCCGCCTCACCCCGCCACCCTCGCATCTCCTGGCCACAATGGACCCTTATTTTGATAAATCCACGTATTCAAAGAAGATGAATGCCCTCCTGGTCAAGAGCGAGAACACGCTTATCACCGTATATACCTCGGGGATCGTCACGATGACCCGGTTAAACAGCGATGACCACGGCAGGGAGATCCTGGGAGATGTCGTTGCCATGATCAACAGGGTCCGGGAGAAGGGTTCGGATGAACCCGCACCCCGCCCTACCCGGAACCCGGTCGATCCCATGGAGATCAACGAATCCCTCCCCCACTCGAACTGCGGGAAATGCGGGTTCAAGAGCTGTTTTTACTTCGCGACGATGCTTGCGTTCGAAGAAACCTGCCTGGAAAAATGCACACCACTCCATGAAGACGGCTATGCCTCCAACCGTGAAACGGTGAGTTCCCTGATCGGCAGGTGA
- a CDS encoding helix-turn-helix domain-containing protein gives MEEPMPEKTGDDIISAPIFYTTDQVADILHVHIKTVRELIKAKKLKAVKIGNEYRITGEQLRRFAEENET, from the coding sequence ATGGAAGAACCGATGCCAGAGAAAACCGGGGATGATATAATATCCGCCCCAATTTTTTATACCACGGACCAGGTGGCGGATATCCTTCATGTTCATATCAAAACGGTGCGCGAACTGATTAAAGCAAAGAAACTGAAAGCGGTGAAGATAGGAAACGAATACCGGATAACAGGGGAACAGCTCAGGCGGTTTGCAGAGGAGAATGAAACGTGA
- a CDS encoding DsrE/DsrF/TusD sulfur relay family protein → MKTLTILLTDGPYISECAEIAYRIASKALKNYRVNIFLYLDALHIPKLHQNPQAVANMGNLFIDLAEHGARIRGCPRCGMARGYQTENNCEYPDLIEISSLYDLQEMIAESDRVISITR, encoded by the coding sequence ATGAAAACGCTGACGATCCTGCTGACCGACGGCCCCTATATATCGGAGTGTGCTGAAATTGCGTACCGAATCGCTTCCAAAGCCCTGAAGAACTACAGGGTGAACATCTTTCTCTACCTCGATGCCCTCCATATTCCCAAGCTGCACCAGAACCCCCAGGCAGTGGCGAACATGGGGAACCTCTTTATCGACCTTGCGGAGCACGGTGCCCGGATCCGGGGCTGCCCGCGCTGCGGTATGGCCCGGGGGTACCAGACAGAGAATAACTGCGAATACCCTGACCTGATCGAGATATCCAGTCTCTACGACCTTCAGGAAATGATCGCGGAGAGCGACAGGGTAATCTCCATTACCAGGTGA
- a CDS encoding class I SAM-dependent methyltransferase, with protein MSGSLELEPTAALVMDWAKDLYRTGIASSFVARLDLSAGQRMRQECDAVCPWYPEVMMNRKWFIRHIASTIINSRGFPCQILILASGKSPLALELLERCPGVIVSVIETDIAGMEEKARIYREVAPTAAQRIRCVEADLYDPGGTRDAVADTGAFYPDRPTIIVFEGISYYLPPEISSGVLSRFTSKSGQNTVILDSLLPCRLVREDRRYISRGIWSIIHRDCNVKKTVTYCPDEMVRMLISAGGGQVRHHAMNEMEWLRTGENRYFPTDGDGWIRISTARL; from the coding sequence ATGTCCGGGTCCCTGGAGCTCGAACCTACCGCGGCGCTGGTGATGGACTGGGCGAAGGATCTGTACCGAACGGGCATCGCCTCTTCGTTCGTCGCCCGTCTCGACCTCTCGGCAGGACAACGGATGAGGCAGGAATGCGATGCGGTCTGCCCATGGTATCCTGAAGTAATGATGAACCGGAAATGGTTCATACGGCACATTGCCTCGACCATCATCAATTCGAGGGGATTTCCCTGCCAGATCCTTATCCTTGCCTCGGGAAAATCCCCGCTTGCCCTCGAACTCCTCGAGCGCTGCCCGGGGGTGATTGTATCGGTGATTGAGACGGATATTGCGGGGATGGAGGAGAAAGCACGGATCTACCGGGAAGTAGCCCCAACCGCCGCACAAAGGATACGATGCGTCGAGGCAGACCTCTACGACCCCGGGGGGACGAGGGATGCGGTCGCGGATACCGGGGCGTTTTATCCGGACCGGCCCACAATCATCGTATTCGAAGGGATATCCTACTATCTCCCGCCTGAAATCTCTTCCGGAGTCCTGTCCCGCTTCACCTCGAAATCCGGGCAGAACACGGTGATCCTGGACTCGCTGCTCCCCTGCAGGCTGGTCAGGGAAGACCGGCGCTACATCTCCCGGGGGATCTGGTCTATCATCCACCGGGATTGCAATGTCAAAAAAACCGTTACCTACTGCCCGGATGAGATGGTGCGGATGCTCATCTCCGCCGGGGGCGGGCAGGTCCGGCACCACGCGATGAACGAGATGGAGTGGCTCCGGACCGGGGAAAACCGGTATTTCCCCACCGATGGTGACGGCTGGATACGGATATCGACCGCACGGCTCTGA
- a CDS encoding DsrE family protein: MNSVIQLVDVSPYGTEKAYGVLHAAIVCLPFGSTVGLYGDGTYLALHGQQSINPTTPNLSYYIYAYPEIRVIAHGPSMEERGLSDLKLIELIEVLDDDAFMAELQKFDHVLFL, translated from the coding sequence ATGAATTCGGTTATCCAGTTAGTCGATGTATCCCCGTATGGTACAGAGAAGGCCTACGGCGTGCTCCACGCCGCGATCGTCTGTCTTCCTTTCGGTTCTACGGTCGGGCTGTACGGGGACGGCACCTACCTGGCCCTGCATGGCCAGCAATCCATAAACCCCACGACCCCGAACCTAAGCTACTACATCTATGCCTATCCCGAGATCCGGGTGATTGCGCACGGGCCGTCAATGGAAGAGCGGGGGCTTTCGGATTTGAAGCTGATTGAACTTATCGAAGTTTTGGACGATGATGCGTTCATGGCAGAACTGCAGAAATTCGACCACGTCCTGTTCCTGTGA
- a CDS encoding methanogenesis marker 8 protein codes for MTEHNDEHILEAIGRCRVIIRNGVVTEVGDARITSCPLTRKFAFPLSAIDRESVKANIEHRIHAWGMCTPGREVTDTRPFVGFGASEILSFGLSADMLDAVVLASDGAGTVIATNPALVQGIGGRMSGLVKTVAYPDVIRRIKENGGIVLDEVHASLDQFSGVARAYEMGYTKVAVTVAIPEEASKIRDRFPGAFLFGVHVTGLDRREAELLSSSCDLVTTCASGTIREIAGGKALLQAGDTVPIFAMTRRGKEMILEKIRQSDAPVLVKTPRLPALAGQQPEPLV; via the coding sequence ATGACAGAACACAACGACGAACATATCCTTGAAGCGATCGGCAGGTGCCGGGTGATTATCCGGAACGGCGTGGTGACGGAGGTCGGGGACGCACGGATCACCTCCTGCCCGCTGACAAGAAAATTTGCATTCCCTCTTTCGGCGATCGACAGGGAATCAGTGAAGGCGAATATCGAACACCGGATTCACGCATGGGGGATGTGCACCCCGGGACGGGAAGTCACCGATACCCGGCCGTTCGTCGGGTTCGGGGCTTCGGAAATCCTTAGTTTTGGCCTTTCCGCCGACATGCTCGACGCCGTGGTCCTTGCCTCCGACGGGGCGGGGACCGTTATCGCGACGAACCCTGCGCTCGTGCAGGGTATTGGGGGCAGAATGTCCGGCCTGGTAAAGACGGTTGCCTATCCGGACGTCATCCGGAGGATCAAGGAGAACGGCGGGATAGTACTGGACGAAGTCCACGCCTCCCTGGATCAGTTCTCCGGGGTAGCCCGTGCATACGAAATGGGATACACGAAGGTCGCGGTCACCGTCGCAATCCCTGAAGAGGCTTCGAAGATAAGGGATCGGTTCCCCGGGGCATTCCTGTTCGGGGTGCATGTCACCGGGTTGGATCGCAGGGAGGCGGAGCTGCTGTCGTCGTCGTGCGACCTGGTCACCACCTGTGCGTCCGGGACCATCCGGGAGATCGCGGGGGGCAAAGCCCTGCTGCAGGCCGGAGACACGGTGCCGATATTCGCAATGACCAGGAGGGGAAAAGAAATGATCCTGGAGAAGATCCGGCAGAGTGACGCTCCGGTCCTGGTAAAGACCCCGCGGCTCCCTGCACTTGCCGGGCAACAGCCGGAACCGCTCGTCTGA